A region of Halalkaliarchaeum desulfuricum DNA encodes the following proteins:
- a CDS encoding SipW-dependent-type signal peptide-containing protein — MSKEFQLSRRKALVGLGTVGVASAGAGFGTSAYFSDQEEFTGNSIQAGEFELTVELLTGESTVDQDGIGPDEEIESWASAVGDDGAEFGMPITISDAKPGDTYEFYWEITINENPGYVQVEGDVQEDEPGGDEDDDRFEELGVTPIPLGQSDNITATVAVGDEVEDGEWSGAGEFSSETFDGEGLGELFDALDGDGLALRNEDGELLTIGPNGDYDSVVVCVEIVISTEAGNEIQNASHASDLRFYAEQARHNEEFRSD; from the coding sequence ATGAGCAAAGAATTCCAATTGTCGCGCAGGAAGGCCCTCGTCGGGCTCGGCACGGTCGGCGTCGCGTCGGCCGGAGCCGGGTTCGGAACGAGTGCCTACTTCAGTGACCAAGAAGAGTTCACTGGGAACTCCATACAGGCCGGCGAATTCGAACTTACGGTCGAACTACTAACAGGAGAGAGTACCGTTGATCAAGACGGAATCGGGCCCGATGAAGAGATTGAAAGTTGGGCTTCGGCAGTCGGTGATGATGGTGCTGAATTCGGAATGCCGATCACGATTTCCGATGCCAAACCGGGAGACACATACGAGTTTTACTGGGAGATAACGATCAACGAAAATCCTGGTTACGTACAGGTGGAAGGTGATGTACAGGAAGATGAACCCGGAGGCGATGAAGATGATGACCGCTTCGAAGAGCTTGGAGTTACACCAATCCCACTAGGGCAGTCAGATAACATTACAGCGACGGTAGCCGTTGGTGATGAAGTAGAAGACGGCGAGTGGTCCGGTGCAGGAGAGTTCTCAAGTGAGACCTTCGATGGTGAGGGCCTTGGTGAGTTGTTCGATGCTCTTGACGGTGACGGATTAGCACTCCGGAACGAAGATGGAGAACTGCTCACGATAGGTCCCAACGGTGATTATGATTCTGTCGTGGTATGTGTTGAAATAGTCATATCGACGGAGGCAGGAAACGAGATTCAGAACGCATCCCACGCGTCTGACCTCAGGTTCTACGCCGAGCAAGCCCGCCACAACGAAGAGTTCAGGAGTGATTGA
- a CDS encoding SipW-dependent-type signal peptide-containing protein encodes MSKKNNGLKLSRRKALAGIGAIGAASAGAGMGTSAFFSDQESFEGNSLAAGELQLHGSWQQIYYGASQETRPQDYGAAGRPWVNAFPDDGQFVADADSDGIQSLGDRTYVDDPDVDPKYGDNIQLTCDDFEDLPDAPSPVFDLEDVKPGDKGEATFGLNLCDNPGYLWLQSELADYENNPGTEDHLKDFIKAKVWVDEDCDNVPDGCKDADIMLTVDFSGSTFYDSYGGLVSDDPIEIGGHEYDETTLVDLAEQAIYELIVHLRDDLECEYNVGAVFFSGYDGDSISGEGSGDAKLRVVDPTTDLSGLIEDGDYNTADVPADTGDDPNEGGELRNLRYQLAEIIAHDPDPDDDPDEYVWDPREDVDEEDISTGTALKEGIEEAEDVMEDEFGNQHNVLITDGSPWEDGNLGSDDYEEVLEIAHDARVDDLGPPTSICVIGDTDERDESVYLQQVVANTAGVEIDVDDAMDAINSMMSSDTTLDDHDPMDVGGNLAHWFPIRDDNVATELYVICLSDLLGEYVLGYGTLGDVLDDLNSDGMQLFQTPRLEADACFEPGRTHCIGFKWWFPTGQDDVNDAQGDSLTFDLSFYTEQCRHNENPTGPPADD; translated from the coding sequence ATGAGCAAGAAAAATAACGGATTAAAACTGTCGCGACGGAAGGCTCTCGCCGGGATCGGTGCGATCGGTGCTGCGAGCGCTGGCGCCGGAATGGGTACGAGTGCCTTCTTCAGCGATCAGGAATCGTTCGAGGGGAATAGTCTCGCTGCCGGGGAACTCCAACTCCATGGCAGCTGGCAGCAAATCTACTACGGTGCATCACAGGAGACGCGCCCGCAGGACTACGGCGCGGCCGGTCGTCCGTGGGTGAACGCCTTCCCGGACGACGGTCAGTTCGTTGCTGATGCAGATTCCGACGGCATCCAGTCGTTGGGAGATCGCACCTACGTCGATGATCCAGATGTCGACCCGAAGTACGGCGATAATATTCAGCTCACCTGCGACGACTTCGAGGATCTACCGGACGCGCCGAGTCCGGTATTCGACCTCGAAGACGTCAAACCCGGCGATAAGGGTGAAGCCACGTTCGGGCTGAACCTCTGTGACAATCCCGGCTATCTCTGGTTGCAGTCGGAACTCGCCGACTACGAGAACAATCCGGGGACAGAGGATCACCTCAAGGACTTCATCAAGGCGAAAGTCTGGGTCGACGAGGATTGTGACAATGTCCCAGACGGGTGTAAAGATGCGGACATCATGCTGACGGTCGACTTCTCCGGATCGACCTTCTACGACTCGTACGGAGGGCTGGTCTCGGACGACCCAATCGAAATCGGTGGTCACGAGTACGACGAAACGACCCTCGTGGATCTGGCGGAACAAGCGATCTACGAGCTGATCGTGCATCTTCGCGACGACCTCGAGTGTGAGTACAACGTCGGTGCGGTCTTCTTCAGTGGATACGATGGAGATTCGATTTCCGGTGAGGGTTCCGGCGACGCGAAACTCAGAGTGGTCGACCCAACCACGGATCTCAGTGGGTTGATCGAAGACGGCGACTACAACACGGCGGACGTTCCGGCCGACACGGGCGACGATCCCAACGAGGGCGGAGAACTGCGAAACCTCCGATACCAGCTCGCCGAGATCATCGCGCACGATCCGGATCCGGACGACGATCCTGACGAGTACGTCTGGGATCCGCGCGAAGACGTCGACGAGGAGGACATCAGTACCGGCACGGCGCTCAAGGAAGGTATCGAAGAAGCGGAAGACGTGATGGAGGACGAGTTTGGAAACCAACACAACGTCCTCATCACCGATGGCTCACCGTGGGAAGACGGGAACCTCGGTTCAGACGACTACGAAGAGGTGTTGGAGATAGCTCACGACGCACGTGTGGACGATCTCGGCCCCCCGACGAGCATCTGTGTGATCGGCGATACGGACGAACGTGACGAGTCCGTCTACCTTCAGCAGGTGGTCGCGAACACTGCAGGCGTCGAGATCGACGTAGATGATGCTATGGATGCCATCAACAGCATGATGTCGTCTGACACAACCCTCGACGATCACGATCCAATGGACGTCGGTGGGAACCTCGCCCACTGGTTCCCTATCCGCGATGATAACGTGGCAACAGAACTGTACGTCATCTGTCTGAGCGATCTCCTCGGCGAGTACGTCCTCGGATACGGGACACTCGGAGATGTGCTCGACGATCTCAACAGTGATGGGATGCAGTTGTTCCAGACGCCACGGCTCGAAGCAGACGCGTGTTTCGAACCGGGACGGACCCACTGTATTGGGTTCAAGTGGTGGTTCCCCACTGGTCAGGACGACGTCAACGACGCCCAGGGTGACTCCCTGACGTTCGACCTGTCGTTCTACACCGAGCAGTGCCGCCACAACGAGAACCCAACTGGACCGCCAGCTGACGACTAA
- a CDS encoding SipW-dependent-type signal peptide-containing protein — MSKESSFELSRRKALAGIGAVGVASTGAGFGTSAYFSDEESFENNTMTAGELDLRLDWQQLYWGMPYYHDQAPYGSAGRPFVNAHPDHDDDGMQSLDDDTRYVDGDPGDDMNWSMEDVEDGANIQEDLTCETLDNFGDPDSFHNDNGFEPDSLIDLDDVKPGDCGEVTFSYHLCDNPGYVWLFGELADDIDDELAEAIEVKFWYDLGCNNVFDEEQDQLIFQWGSMAELLPYLTEGLQLDPRVYGENHDGDTGDGGDDSGECVKVGKVDVNEDGTFGEVDGGTKENGNVFNFDDDANAPPWSGGGDYKARDVTVEVEITEFEDEDNEEEPVSIKAEVIDGDYGLCRIRVNGGQDSETFYDLGEGEEACVTETRELETNLRNPGDQRAAISNIEFFVCDIDEDDVPPPNLCFPADETFCVGFKWCLPTDVDVETIDGIDDINDLQAMSLSFDLGFYTEQCRHNDDPTGPSGAMD; from the coding sequence ATGAGCAAGGAAAGCAGTTTCGAACTGTCGCGACGGAAGGCACTCGCCGGCATCGGCGCCGTCGGTGTGGCATCGACGGGTGCGGGGTTCGGCACGAGTGCGTACTTCAGCGACGAGGAATCGTTCGAGAACAACACGATGACGGCCGGGGAACTCGATCTCAGGCTCGACTGGCAGCAACTCTACTGGGGGATGCCCTATTATCATGATCAGGCACCCTACGGTTCCGCTGGACGGCCATTCGTGAACGCCCATCCCGACCATGACGATGACGGGATGCAGTCGTTGGATGATGACACCCGATACGTCGACGGTGATCCCGGCGACGATATGAACTGGTCCATGGAAGATGTCGAGGACGGCGCAAATATCCAGGAGGACCTAACTTGCGAGACCCTGGATAACTTCGGTGATCCCGACAGCTTCCACAACGACAACGGGTTCGAGCCCGACTCGCTGATCGATCTCGACGACGTGAAGCCGGGAGACTGCGGGGAAGTGACGTTCAGCTACCACCTGTGTGACAACCCCGGCTACGTCTGGCTTTTCGGCGAGTTGGCCGACGATATCGACGATGAACTCGCCGAAGCAATCGAGGTGAAGTTCTGGTACGATCTCGGCTGTAACAACGTTTTCGACGAGGAGCAGGATCAATTGATCTTCCAGTGGGGGAGCATGGCAGAACTGCTCCCGTACTTAACTGAGGGACTCCAACTTGATCCCCGAGTTTATGGGGAAAATCACGACGGAGACACCGGCGATGGGGGAGACGATAGTGGTGAATGCGTGAAAGTTGGCAAGGTCGATGTCAACGAAGACGGGACATTCGGTGAGGTCGATGGTGGCACCAAGGAGAATGGGAACGTATTCAATTTCGATGATGACGCGAACGCACCTCCGTGGTCCGGTGGTGGTGACTACAAAGCGCGGGACGTGACGGTAGAAGTCGAGATCACAGAGTTCGAAGATGAAGACAATGAGGAGGAACCGGTTTCGATTAAAGCAGAAGTCATCGACGGCGATTATGGACTCTGCCGAATCAGGGTAAATGGCGGTCAGGACAGTGAAACCTTCTATGACCTCGGGGAAGGTGAAGAGGCCTGCGTCACTGAAACGCGGGAACTGGAAACGAACCTTCGTAATCCCGGAGACCAGCGTGCTGCGATCAGTAACATCGAGTTCTTCGTCTGTGACATCGACGAAGACGACGTTCCACCACCGAACCTGTGCTTCCCGGCTGACGAGACGTTCTGTGTCGGATTTAAGTGGTGTCTACCAACTGATGTCGATGTCGAAACAATCGACGGGATCGACGACATCAACGATCTCCAGGCAATGTCCTTGAGCTTCGACCTCGGCTTCTACACCGAGCAGTGTCGCCACAACGACGATCCGACTGGCCCATCCGGAGCCATGGACTGA